In Vagococcus hydrophili, one DNA window encodes the following:
- a CDS encoding MFS transporter, whose product MKNRNRMLYLAIANLFIVFMGVGLVIPVMPLLKDSMNLSGATMGTLVSVFAIAQLIASPIAGHMSDKFGRKKLIAAGMFIFGVSELIFGLGHVVSWLYVSRALGGIGAALIMPSVTAYVADVTTIEERPKSMGLVSAAISGGFIIGPGLGGLIAHFGMRVPFFAAAILGFLGCILTIMVLKEPEKKIMHGQVTNEGSFKEIIKNPIYTFPFVIILISSFGLQAFESIYSIMAVINFGFNTTEIAIIIMVSGVLALICQVVFFDGMIRMVGEVGLIRISFFASSIFVGVIAFTDNNWVVIISTFIVFLAFDLVRPAITTYLSRHAGDRQGTINGLNSTFTSFGNILGPMASGFLFDVNHFYPYYVSALVLLITSFLSLRWKKEPVSKDATE is encoded by the coding sequence ATGAAAAATAGAAATAGGATGTTGTATTTAGCAATCGCCAATCTATTTATTGTTTTTATGGGCGTTGGTTTAGTTATTCCTGTCATGCCATTATTAAAAGATTCTATGAACTTATCAGGGGCAACGATGGGAACATTAGTCTCTGTATTTGCGATAGCCCAGTTAATTGCTTCTCCAATCGCTGGGCACATGTCTGATAAATTTGGGCGCAAGAAGTTAATTGCAGCTGGAATGTTTATTTTTGGTGTGTCTGAGCTGATTTTTGGTTTAGGACATGTTGTTAGTTGGTTGTATGTGTCACGTGCTTTAGGTGGAATTGGAGCCGCTTTAATTATGCCTTCTGTCACAGCATATGTTGCCGATGTGACAACCATTGAGGAGCGTCCTAAGTCAATGGGATTAGTTTCTGCTGCGATTAGTGGTGGTTTTATTATTGGTCCTGGATTAGGCGGTCTTATCGCTCACTTTGGTATGAGAGTTCCTTTTTTTGCAGCAGCAATTTTAGGATTTCTAGGTTGTATCCTAACGATTATGGTTTTAAAGGAACCAGAGAAAAAAATTATGCATGGGCAAGTAACTAATGAAGGATCATTCAAAGAAATTATAAAGAATCCTATTTATACGTTTCCCTTTGTTATTATCTTGATTTCTTCTTTTGGATTGCAAGCATTTGAGTCTATTTATAGCATCATGGCGGTTATTAACTTTGGTTTCAATACAACTGAAATTGCGATAATTATTATGGTTAGTGGGGTTTTAGCGTTGATTTGCCAAGTCGTCTTTTTTGACGGGATGATTCGTATGGTTGGAGAAGTTGGTTTAATTCGAATTTCATTCTTCGCAAGTTCCATCTTTGTTGGGGTGATTGCCTTTACTGATAATAATTGGGTCGTTATTATTTCAACGTTTATTGTCTTTCTAGCATTTGATTTAGTCAGACCTGCCATTACAACGTATCTTTCACGACATGCAGGTGATAGACAAGGAACGATTAATGGACTAAACTCAACATTTACTAGTTTTGGAAATATATTGGGACCAATGGCATCTGGATTTTTATTTGATGTAAATCATTTCTACCCATACTATGTCTCAGCTCTCGTTTTATTAATCACGAGTTTCTTATCATTAAGATGGAAAAAAGAACCTGTTTCAAAAGATGCAACCGAATAA